The genomic segment tgctggacagttaaccttggagGGAAACcccctccacatgcgcagtaagatggtcaggacagcgtctagaatcttcctccggcacatcatgattcccctcccaaataccatgccccccctccccatttcaatggcagctgaagcagcagcaaagcagaggctgacagccctTGAGTGCAGGATGGCGAGGGGGAGAggtgggcagcccccccccccccccgggcgaaAGGAGGGCCCTGCTTCTACTTTTTCTGCCCAGTGAAAcgcctctttcattctctctgtcttcctTGGGCAAAAGCTGCAGAGCGAGAGTGGCCATTGAGTGTAATACCCAGTTGCAgtgcaatataatataataccaaAAAGGGTTGCACGAAgggggtaggtctagtttaatgaaaagaaggacttgggggggTTGATACAGAGTTCCGACatctgagaggctgccacaaagaggaaggagtcaatctcttttccaaagcagcaggGGAAGAAATAGCAGGTAGAAATGcaacagggagagaagcaactaaggagaaacttcctaggaGGGAGAACAATTACTGTAACCAGCGGATTGGCTTCCCTTCTGAAACTCTGCGTGCACCATCAGGGGAGGCTTTTAAATCGTCCAAAGGGGTCTGGGGGTGCTTGCTTGAACAGAGGGGTTGAAcgaggagacctccaaggtctcttccctcTCTGTCTTATTCTGTTGTTCTGATTAGGAACCAAAGGGGGGAATTTATTCCACTacgccagtggttcccaaagttggccactttaagacttgtggacttcaactcccagaattctccagccagcagagcaaagctggctggagaattctgggagttgaagtccacaagtcttaaagtggccaactttgggaaccactgcactacgCAAAAGTTAAAGGTTGTGTGTAATTACTGTATTCCACTGTGCCAGGAGGATCTGGAAGTTaactcctttcctctttttcttccatttaccgtacactttttcctcttctccttttcctctcccattattttcattttttgttgtatttctgcgttttatattttgataaacccATAAAAATAGGAGCATTGAGAGGGGGATCATTGAAAGCGCATCTCTGAGCTGCTCAAATCAAGGAAAATGGGGGGGCTGCCTAGGCCTTCCCAGACCATGTCCAGAGTCACCAGCCTCAGGGATTCAGGGACGTTGACCGGCCCTCCTGGTGTCAGTCTGACCAGCCTCCTCCCCCTGCAGGCCAAGCTCCTGTTCTGCGACGGGAAGAGGCCGATCGCGAGAGTTCCCCACGAAGCGGCAGCCATCAAGGTAAAGGCAGAAAGCCGGGCTGGGGGAGCAGCCTATAAGGGTCCCTTTGCCTCCTTGCTGGGAGAAGCCCTCTGGCTGCCCagccctttattattattattattattattattattattattattattattattattattaatttgtcttgtatgccgcccactcccggaggactccgggcgcctcacaaaagacaaggaaaaggggggaacaagacaaagacaacatattaaaaacaaaaccaacattcacaatttctatggaggtagatgcctTCTCTGCAGAGAACCTACACCTGGGGCAGGTGGCCGTTCTCGCTCTGCAGGTACCACTTTCTTCCTCTCTGTGCAGCGGGCGAAGCCCCTGGAAGACGAAGGGAGCCAGCAGGGGAGCCCCATCCCGAAAAAGGTAGGCCGTTGGAGGAGGGCCTGGCAGAAGGTGGATGGCACCCTTGGTGTGGCCAGGAAGCCCTGATGAGGGGGGGGTCTCTTTCCCTTGGCAGAGGAAGGGGAGACCGCCAGGACAGAGCCAGCCCGGTGACCGTGGTGCTTCAGGGGTCAGCACGTGAGTAAGGAttccttgggggagggggctgctcTCCCCCAGTGAAGCCTTGAGAAGCCCCTCGGGCCAAAACCGCTGATTGTAAGAGGAAGCCAGGAGACGGGAGGGAGGGGTTCCTTTTATAAGGAGAGTTGGAAGGTGTCAGTCACTTATGGCATTGGGGGGCAGCAAGGAACCTTCTCCCGTCGTTAGGACAAGCACACAATGCGGATTTGGCCACttcacaacccacccacccaccccactctgcTTTCAGGGTGAAGAGTAAATCCTGTGAACCGGTGCAGAGGGACGGTCCGAAGGTACGCCAGGCATACGCAGAGTTTGCAGAGCCTTCCCTGGGGAAGAGGGcggtggggaggggaggcagcCTCTCCGAGGCAGAGCCGAGGGGCTGGACCTGGGCCCCAACCGTCAGCACGGCCATTGACCCAGGGGGCCTCTGGTCAGTTCCTGCCCCTGACTCATGTCCCCTCTGGCCTTGTAGTGGGACCCCCTCCGCCTCACAGAGACCACCAGCTTCGTTCTTGGCTCGAGAGCAAACAAGTAAGGGGGAGCCGGCTACATATCAgtgcttcttgggggggggggagatgttgccCCTTAACCTTTGCAGGCTTTAACTATTCCCGTTCTGGATTCAGGGCCCTTGGGATGGGGGGCACCAGAGGCCGGCTCTACATCAAGCACCCCCACTTGTTTAAGGTCAGTGTGGTTTCTTCCGGATGCCCCTCCTGGccactggggggagggggcactCCTTAATTCACCCACATACCCCTGCCAGGGGCTGTCAGCAAGAACGCCACCACGGTTCCTCGGCCGTCGGGACGCAGGGAGAGAAGCCAGCATCTGATTGCAGGCATTCGGACTTACGACCAATGGACCTCCCGGATTTGACGTGGTTTGGGAGTTCCGAGagccactgcccccccccccccatgagagCACTTTAGGCACTTGGCAGCCATCAGGGTCACGTGGTCAGATGATTGGCATTTGTGGCTGGGGGGCGGAAGGGATTTGCTGGAAAAGATCCTTTGCTTCCAGTCTCCAGCAAAAGATGCTCATTGACTGCAGCTgctcctcgacttacagccacagttgagcccaaagtttctgttctaAGTGAGGAAGTTGTAAAGTGAGCTTTgtcccccttttacaacctttcttgccacagttgttaagtgaatccccgcaGTTGTTCAGTTGTTAACAAGTGAAACCTGCCTTCCTCATTGACGTGgtttgtcaggaggttgcaaaaggggatcacgtgaccccttgGGCGctgctgcgaccgtcataactcTGAGTCAGTTGGCAAAGGTCcggattttgatcgcatgaccccggggGGAACTTCAGTGTGTGAAGAACGGTCCCAAGTCcctgtttttcagtgctgttgtaactttgaacagtcgctgaatgaaccgttgtaagtcgagggctacctgtcgTGAGTTCATTTAGCGGCAGCTGCCACGAAAGTTGTGTGGCAACCTACTTAACGGCCGTCACAAGGCACGGCCGTAATTCCAGGCCCAGGTAGGGCCGTTGGAAGAGGAGGGGCAGGTTCGGCTCACACCGCCTTCCTGGCCATGCGTGGCTGAATcctgccccccccttccctccctccctccctgcagcCCAGGGGTCTCCAGCCCCTAGGATCCCCCAGGCAGCCACAGAGCCCACAGGCCTTCAAGCTTCCCTGCTCAGGTCCCCCTGGcattgcctccctcccccccaccccacccctatctgtgggggaccccaaggctcaGGGCGGCGGCTGCTTCCTCACTTGcgccttttccccctccctccccctcttttccccccaGTACGCGGCAGATCCCCAGGACAAGCACTGGCTGGCTCAGGAGCAGTACATGAGGGCCACCGGAGGGAAGAtggtcagtggggggggggggatgggagggGGGCCAGTGGCTTCTTCCCCCTGGCCCTGGGAATCAGGCCGAAGGACGGTGggctgctcttctcctgcagcgGGAAGGGGCCCACCTCCCCCGCTCTCTCTCCCCACACAGGCCTACCTCCTGCTGGAGGAGGACATCCAGGACCTGGCGGCCAGTGACGAGTACAGGTGGGGCTCAGGGAGGCAGGGGACTCCAGCCCACACCCAGGAGGCTGGAGAGgggcaaaggggagggggggggtcagctCCTGTTCCTTTGAGAAGCTGTCAGTCCCGGCCTTCTTgaacacctcctcctcctcctcttcttcctcctgcttctccttccttcttcctcattTCCCTCTGctcttcctgttcctctccttccttcttcctcatcttcctctcgttcctcttcctccccctccctccctccctccctcactccctccctcctcttcctcccccccaggGGTTCCCAGGAGCTGAAGCTGGAGGAGCTGAAGCCCTTCACCATCCCTTCCTGGATGATTGGGAAGATGCAGAGATACATGAAGACCCTCCGCAGCGAAGGGGAGCAGCCGTTGCCACAGCAACAGCCACCCTCCCTGCCGGAGGAAATGCGGGAGACTTAGGGGGGCAGCCTCCCCTCCGCCCTCTCCCTGCACAGGATATAATGGTGGAATCTTGTATTTGCTTGTTGGGGGGTTTAGAAGAAATAAAGGCCTCTGGTTGAACTTTTGTTGCTCCTTGGAGGGTTGAGCCGGTGGTGGGAAGCAGCTGGCCGGGGCTGAAGGGCAAGGGGGCTCCCTGGCTGGCGTGCAGAGGGGCCCTGTGGCCCCAGAGGGCTTTGGTGGGCGGCTCCAACACTTAAGCCTGCTGTCATCCACATTCATTTAGTGCCCAAGTTAAAAGGTTGCATTCCAGACGTTCCACCAGTCCTGGCAATAGGCGGATTCACACATCGCACCAGGCTTTTGTGTGtgtctattttttccccatttttatatacatttatttatttatacttagctacttatgatcaagtattatttacctatattgtgctttatatttttactgtcattctCTTAGATAcagttctaggtatacattcacctagttattctttttctttgccattcttatattattattccatttaaaaggatataaagcataatttggaatgtattgtttgccatccttcacacctgctgtgacaccaccttattttctctttcttttctccctccctcccttctctacttccttccttcctcctctccttccccttcttccttcccttccttctcccctgctcctaccctctttcttctccttcctaccctctctccttctctttctctctctccctccctcgtgTGTGTCTTTTTTGCTTAGCTTGTGGCATCAATCCTGCCCTtgtggcttttgcaggggatgaAAAAGTCTTTCTGGACCCCTCACTCACCTCTCTCCAGCTCCCCTTAGGTTGGAGAAGTTGTGGGCAGGGATGTCCCCCTTCGTTAGGGACGCTTCCCCTCTGCATTGCTTGGGATGGGAGAGGCTGTCCCAGGAGCCCAATCCCCCAGGAGCAACAGAGCTTGCTTCTCCCTGCTTCATCCCATCCCCATGAAGTGGCTGGAGAAGGTCGCCCAGCTGATTAGGGTGTCATTAAGGTGAAGGTTTCCCCTCCCACGTgcgtgccagtcgttcccgactctagggggcagtgctcatctccgttgcaaagccgaagagcctgcgctgtccgaagacgtctctggtcatgtggccagcatgactcaatgccgaaggcacacagaacactgttcccttcccaccaaaggtggctcctatttctctacttgcatgttttacgtgctttcgaactgctaggttggcagaagctgggacaaggaacgggagctccctccgttacgcggcgctggggattcgaaccactgaactgctgatctttgtgatcaacaagctcagtgtcttacccaCGGAGCCATTGCGTCCTTTTGGGGGTGTGATATCAGTGTGCAAGTGAAGCCCAATGATAGTCCCTagcccaccccccaaaaacccTCTAGTTTAGCAAACCAGAGCACGTTGCCAATCGTATTTTTTGACTGGGGTGGGATTCACACAGCcgcctggggaatcctgggagttgaacaagggatggaaacttgGCAAGGAGAGAAACAGCCTGGAATTCAGGAGGAAGCtccttaggacagtgtttctcaaccttggcaacttgaagatgtctggacttcaactcccagaatcccccagccagcatttgctggctgggggattctgggagttgaagtccagacatcttcaagttgc from the Thamnophis elegans isolate rThaEle1 chromosome 5, rThaEle1.pri, whole genome shotgun sequence genome contains:
- the DNTTIP1 gene encoding deoxynucleotidyltransferase terminal-interacting protein 1; amino-acid sequence: MGAAREVEPPPAQDEEPEDDEEEEAAAAGGDGEPGAASPWNIMIKHRLVQRRGRRSQMMTSFTDPVVSMDLLRAVLQPSINEEIQAVFGKYMKFFQKAAGNVRENVGEDVDTEQLIQEACRSCLEQAKLLFCDGKRPIARVPHEAAAIKRAKPLEDEGSQQGSPIPKKRKGRPPGQSQPGDRGASGVSTVKSKSCEPVQRDGPKWDPLRLTETTSFVLGSRANKALGMGGTRGRLYIKHPHLFKYAADPQDKHWLAQEQYMRATGGKMAYLLLEEDIQDLAASDEYRGSQELKLEELKPFTIPSWMIGKMQRYMKTLRSEGEQPLPQQQPPSLPEEMRET